Proteins encoded together in one Misgurnus anguillicaudatus unplaced genomic scaffold, ASM2758022v2 HiC_scaffold_34, whole genome shotgun sequence window:
- the LOC141363329 gene encoding uncharacterized protein, which translates to MQLRECIFILVMMRISKGFIVKGPTYPLVVPLGGSLVLPCSVDVPLANDKLKVVWIRTDSNVLVHVFQYGESRPDAQYKDFHNRAHFFTKEIQYGNFSLLLKNVRAEDKGFYRCKVYNEVDSDEALVEIKAVERLIAASSTHNMSAHVGEDVTLNCTVDSHIKPEELEKVSWRKTDKDGDGHIPVLFFQNNKTLPESSDEQYRDRVEFFTDEIHRGNFSLRLKSVRTEDQGVYMCQVIDGELSANTTIVLHQLGFSVLHIFVLIFCISACGSALLLSVIWYRSQNTSGALNYQICVISVPNLIMFFAFLFWGVTEGFLSETVACCSHCVLRSLLLLWVSPYSDDSPGSRRITMHSIVHLEYALFTNIIYSVLYRSFRQKCLNYSESDRVLITILFAIMLLICIINIIFLLAEVIRNKDGNMRAILDFVSDIGHDVLPPLQLIFLYYAFGAANHGLFYVGVFPLFLTLTRYSWKDACVKKIKHVSLFKRVAWLCFMIVVTFIMVYSYRIALNKEKDCIGWTCVAAFLQVLWGIVVLKHSFGDLGTVLIINNSLVYQVGFMSDSGPYFNDLSAWSKAHTVLVSTNTQGYGIDIGIRHEKVVSAQP; encoded by the exons atgcagCTACGCgaatgcatatttattttagtaatgATGAGGATCTCTAAAG GGTTCATTGTGAAAGGTCCCACATATCCTCTGGTTGTTCCTCTCGGAGGTTCATTGGTTCTGCCATGTTCTGTGGACGTTCCCTTGGCAAATGACAAATTAAAGGTGGTTTGGATAAGGACGGACTCAAATGTGTTAGTTCATGTGTTCCAGTATGGTGAGAGTAGACCAGATGCCCAGTATAAGGATTTTCATAATAGAGCTCATTTTTTCACAAAGGAGATCCAATATGGAAACTTCTCCCTACTGTTGAAGAACGTGAGAGCTGAAGATAAAGGCTTTTACAGATGTAAAGTTTATAATGAGGTGGATTCTGATGAAGCTCTGGTTGAGATAAAAGCAGTTG AGCGTTTGATAGCAGCAAGCTCGACACACAACATGTCTGCACATGTAGGTGAAGATGTTACTCTAAACTGCACGGTGGACTCTCACATCAAACCTGAAGAGCTTGAAAAGGTTTCATGGAGGAAAACAGATAAAGATGGAGATGGACACATCCCGGTTCTGTTCTTTCAAAACAACAAGACTTTACCAGAATCATCAGATGAACAATACAGAGACAGAGTTGAGTTCTTCACTGATGAAATCCACAGAGGAAACTTCTCTCTCAGACTGAAGAGTGTAAGAACTGAGGATCAAGGAGTTTACATGTGTCAGGTTATTGATGGAGAACTTTCAGCAAACACAACTATAGTACTTCATCAACTGG GTTTCTCTGTTTTACACAtatttgtgttgattttctGTATTAGTGCATGTGGATCTGCTCTTCTGCTTTCTGTTATATGGTACAGATCACAAAATACAA GTGGAGCTCTGAATTATCAGATCTGTGTTATCTCTGTACCAAATCTCATTATGTTCTTTGCCTTCTTGTTCTGGGGGGTTACTGAAG GTTTCCTGAGTGAGACTGTTGCCTGCTGTTCTCACTGTGTCCTCCGGAGTCTTCTGCTGTTATGGGTTTCTCCATATTCAGATGATTCCCCAG GCAGTCGCAGAATCACAATGCACAGTATTGTTCATCTAGAATATGCCCTCTTCACAAATATTATTTATTCAG TTCTTTATCGATCTTTTCGACAAAAATGTCTAAATTATTCAGAATCTGATAGAGTCCTGATAACAATCCTGTTTGCAATAATGCTTCTGATATGCATCATCAATATCATTTTCT TATTGGCTGAGGTCATAAGAAATAAAGATGGCAACATGCGTGCTATATTAGACTTTGTGTCTGATATTGGACATGATGTTTTGCCTCCATTGCAACTCATCTTCCTCTATTATGCTTTTGGAGCTGCTAATCACG GACTTTTTTATGTTGGAGTTTTTCCACTGTTCTTAACTTTGACAAGATACAGTTGGAAGGATGCATGTGTGAAAAAGATAAAAC ATGTAAGCTTGTTCAAGAGAGTGGCGTGGTTATGTTTCATGATAGTGGTGACTTTTATAATGGTATATTCTTACCGCATTGCACTGAACAAAGAGAAAG ATTGTATTGGATGGACATGTGTAGCTGCATTTCTACAAGTTCTCTGGGGAATCGTCGTTCTGAAACATTCATTTGGTGATCTGGGTACAGTATTGATCATTAATAACAGTTTGGTTTACCAAGTTGGGTTCATGTCTGACtctgggccctattttaatgatctaagcgcatggtctaaagcacacact GTTTTGGTATCAACAAATACTCAAGGTTATGGCATCGACATCGGTATCAGACATGAAAAAGTTGTATCGGCCCAGCCCTAG
- the LOC141363310 gene encoding phosphatidylinositol-3,5-bisphosphate 3-phosphatase MTMR4-like, with protein MFMGMANIHSIRNSFQSLKAVCSQIPDPGNWLSALESTRWLQHLSVMLKAATLVCSAVEREGRPVLVHCSDGWDRTPQIVALAKVLLDPYYRTIEGFQVLVETEWLDYGHKFADRCGHQEKGDDVSEQCPVFLQWLDCVHQLLKQFPCLFEFNEAFLVKLVQHTYSCLYGTFLCNNSKERDARNVYKRTCSVWSLLRTGNKNFQNFLYIPCHDMILQPVCHTRALQLWTAVYLPTSSPCTAAEDAMENYLSPSAQGEEFTSRSLDRVPKTRSMDNLVSACENVTLTRTSSDPNLNKHCQEGRSTLESSQPMSIPCAGSPGTPEDVPVAGLLNDDQELEISSSASHEDNVRAEPCLTTQPLPSMPHPLSLDQHPSLTVLDQPSLPISPLPQEVQVRPAEVTSCTSTTPDPPPVSNGFAHLKDNGPFVNSESSTVFERLPVENSEETVEEEYAVPPVSKALSVESQSRIAAKMTEAMRNGELIPVKDRMPAEYARAARRFISQSQLNDLSLLGSQWDSVQGLVQSACGGAIQNGSYHGRRLANKLLRAHGASSNGGPCCRRDPLCTPGSPVQSGWFSSVKNTSYAALCSSAASSLAMGPSFRQLCSPTPGGSPGLFQTPGYVDDDGLPVAVDAVQQRLRQIEASYKQEVEVLRRQVKQLQLKLESKQFCSPPSEPDVDYEDDITCLRESDGSDEEDSLSNHSEDRLSEGSWDRVERKDTEVTRWVPDHMASHCFNCDCEFWIAKRRHHCRNCGNVFCKDCCHLRLPIPDQQLYDPVLVCNTCYDLLLASRTRELCSQQLKKPIATASS; from the exons ATGTTTATGGGCATGGCCAACATTCACTCCATCAGAAACAGTTTTCAGTCACTCAAAGCTGTTTGCAGTCAAATCCCAGACCCTGGAAA CTGGCTCTCTGCTTTGGAAAGCACCCGTTGGCTCCAGCACCTGTCCGTCATGCTGAAAGCAGCCACTCTGGTTTGTTCTGCGGTGGAGAGGGAGGGACGACCGGTGTTGGTTCACTGTTCTGATGGTTGGGATCGAACCCCTCAGATCGTGGCGCTTGCGAAGGTTCTCCTGGATCCTTACTATAGGACCATAGAG GGTTTTCAGGTGCTGGTGGAGACGGAGTGGCTGGATTATGGTCATAAGTTTGCCGATCGTTGTGGTCATCAGGAGAAGGGTGATGATGTTAGTGAACAGTGTCCTGTGTTCCTGCAGTGGCTGGATTGTGTACATCAGCTATTGAAGCAGTTTCCCTGCCTGTTTGAATTCAATGAAGCCTTTCTG GTGAAGTTGGTTCAGCACACATACTCGTGTCTATACGGCACTTTCCTGTGCAATAACTCAAAAGAGCGTGACGCTCGCAACGTTTATAAACGCACGTGCTCCGTCTGGTCTCTTCTCCGCACCGGCAACAAAAACTTCCAGAACTTTCTCTACATCCCCTGCCATGATATG ATCTTGCAGCCGGTGTGTCACACGCGAGCTCTGCAGTTATGGACGGCCGTTTATCTGCCGACTTCATCTCCGTGTACGGCGGCTGAAGATGCCATGGAGAACTACCTGAGTCCTTCTGCACAGGGCGAAGAGTTCACCTCACGATCTCTGGACAG AGTCCCCAAGACACGCTCGATGGACAACTTGGTGTCCGCTTGCGAAAATGTGACGCTCACCCGCACCTCAAGTGACCCCAATCTCAACAAACACTGCCAGGAGGGACGCTCGACTCTGGAGTCCAGCCAGCCGATGTCCATCCCGTGTGCCGGTTCGCCAGGAACCCCAGAGGACGTCCCAGTCGCTGGATTGTTAAATGATGACCAGGAGTTGGAAATCAGTTCTTCGGCATCTCATGAGGACAATGTGAGGGCGGAGCCTTGTCTGACAACCCAACCCCTGCCATCTATGCCCCACCCTTTATCTTTAGATCAGCACCCATCCCTTACTGTTTTAGATCAACCTTCACTTCCAATCTCACCCTTGCCTCAGGAAGTGCAAGTCAGGCCTGCTGAGGTCACTTCCTGTACGTCCACTACaccagatccacctcccgtcaGTAACGGTTTTGCACACCTGAAGGACAACGGTCCGTTTGTAAACTCCGAGTCATCCACGGTGTTTGAACGTTTACCGGTGGAAAATTCAGAGGAAACCGTGGAGGAGGAATACGCCGTCCCTCCCGTTTCTAAAGCTTTGTCTGTGGAGTCACAGAGCCGCATTGCAGCAAAGATGACCGAGGCTATGCGAAACGGCGAACTGATCCCCGTCAAAGATCGGATGCCCGCCGAATACGCCAGAGCGGCGCGACGCTTCATCTCACAAAGCCAGCTGAACGATCTTTCCCTGCTGGGCTCCCAGTGGGACAGCGTCCAAGGTCTCGTCCAATCGGCTTGCGGAGGCGCCATACAGAATGGGAGCTATCACGGACGCCGCTTGGCAAACAAGCTCCTCCGCGCCCACGGCGCGAGCTCCAACGGAGGACCGTGTTGCCGGCGGGACCCTTTGTGCACTCCCGGAAGTCCGGTTCAGTCTGGCTGGTTCTCCTCTGTGAAAAACACAAGCTATGCCGCTCTCTGTTCGTCCGCCGCCTCTTCGTTGGCAATGGGACCGTCTTTCCGGCAACTTTGTTCTCCAACCCCGGGTGGCTCTCCGGGTCTGTTTCAGACGCCCGGGTACGTCGATGACGATGGTTTGCCGGTGGCCGTGGACGCCGTACAGCAGCGTCTGCGTCAGATTGAAGCCAGTTATAAACAAGAAGTGGAGGTTTTGAGACGGCAGGTGAAACAGCTTCAGCTGAAATTGGAGAGCAAACAGTTCTGCTCGCCGCCCTCAGAGCCAGACGTCGACTACGAAGATGATATT ACGTGTCTGAGGGAATCTGACGGCAGCGATGAAGAAGACTctctgtccaatcacagtgaagaTCGTTTGAGTGAGGGCAGCTGGGATCGTGTGGAGAGGAAAGACACAGAG GTCACTAGATGGGTTCCTGATCACATGGCTTCACACTGTTTTAACTGTGACTGTGAGTTCTGGATCGCCAAAAGACGCCATCATTGCAG GAACTGTGGTAATGTGTTTTGTAAAGACTGCTGTCATCTGAGGCTGCCCATTCCAGACCAGCAGCTGTACGACCCGGTTCTGGTCTGCAACACCTGTTACGACCTTCTGCTGGCGTCACGTACGCGAGAGCTGTGCTCGCAGCAGCTCAAGAAGCCCATCGCCACAGCTTCCAGCTGA